TTACTAACAGCCAAAGAAAGAATGGCCCGCCGATCAGCGCCGTGATGATGCCGACCGGCAACTCCAGCGGCGCCATTATCGTACGCGCCACCAGGTCGCAGAGCACGGTGAACGCGGCGCCGAATAGCGCCGCCGCCGGCAGTACGATCCGGTGATCCGAGCCGACCATCAGCCTGACCAGGTGGGGCACGACGATGCCGATGAAGCCGATCGGTCCGGCCAGCGAGACCGCCGCGCCGGTGGCGAGCGACGCGCTCAGGAACGCCAGCCGCTGCGTGCGGATCACCTCCACGCCGCGGGCCGCGGCCACGTCCTCTCCCAGCGTCAGCAGGTTCAGCGTGCGCGGCAGCACCGCAAAGATTGCGAAGGCGACGCCAATAAACGGCAGCGCCGCGAGAATCGGGGTGTAGCTGCCGACGTCGAGGTCGCCCATCAGCCAGCGCACGGCCCGGAACGACTCGGTAAAGTCCGACATGTACTGCACGAACAGGATCAGGGCCGAGAAGAACGAGTTGAGCGTCACCCCGGCGAGCAGCAGGACGTTGGTTGATAGTCCGCGCTTTTGCGACGAGGCCAGCCAGTAGACGATGCCGATGGCGAGCAGCGACCCGGCGAAGCTCGCGATGGGAATCGAGGTCACGCCCATCAGTCCCAGTTCGAGGCCGAACGCGATCGCCAGCATGGCGCCGAGCGCGCCGCCGGCCGAGACGCCCAACGTGAACGGGGTGGCCAGCGGGTTGC
This genomic interval from Acidobacteriota bacterium contains the following:
- a CDS encoding iron ABC transporter permease, whose product is MLTVIATFALGTVAVVLWAPTVGSTSISLARALDRSIPWADNVDAQIFFVARLPRVLSGAIVGASLAAAGVVLQAMLRNPLATPFTLGVSAGGALGAMLAIAFGLELGLMGVTSIPIASFAGSLLAIGIVYWLASSQKRGLSTNVLLLAGVTLNSFFSALILFVQYMSDFTESFRAVRWLMGDLDVGSYTPILAALPFIGVAFAIFAVLPRTLNLLTLGEDVAAARGVEVIRTQRLAFLSASLATGAAVSLAGPIGFIGIVVPHLVRLMVGSDHRIVLPAAALFGAAFTVLCDLVARTIMAPLELPVGIITALIGGPFFLWLLVKKS